A section of the Pseudomonas tritici genome encodes:
- a CDS encoding LLM class flavin-dependent oxidoreductase, whose translation MAKKKILLNAFNMNCIGHINHGLWTHPRDTSTQYKTIEYWTDLAQTLERGLFDGLFIADIVGVYDVYQHSIDVPLKESIQLPVNDPLLLVSAMAAVTKNLGFGLTANLTYEPPYLFARRMSTLDHLSRGRVGWNIVTGYLDSAAKAMGLTEQVEHDRRYDQADEYLEVLYKLWEGSWEDDAVINDPQARVYAQPGKVHKVEHHGEFYQVEGYHLCEPSPQRTPVLFQAGSSDRGLLFAGRHAECVFISGQNKTATKLQVDKVRASAVEAGRNPDDIKVFMGLNVIVGATEALAWAKHAEYLSYASAEAGVAHFSASTAIDFAQYELDEPIQYVKSNAIQSATKNLQNNDWTRRKLLEQHALGGRYITLVGSPEQVADELESWISETGLDGFNLTRIVTPESYVDFIDLVVPELQRRGSYKTAYDTGTLREKVFGGSARLPEQHTGSTYRH comes from the coding sequence ATGGCGAAGAAAAAAATCCTGCTCAATGCCTTCAACATGAACTGCATCGGGCACATCAACCACGGCCTGTGGACCCACCCACGGGACACGTCCACCCAGTACAAGACCATCGAGTACTGGACCGACCTGGCGCAAACCCTGGAGCGTGGGCTGTTCGACGGCCTGTTCATCGCCGATATCGTCGGTGTGTACGACGTGTACCAGCACTCGATTGATGTGCCGCTCAAGGAGTCGATCCAACTGCCGGTGAATGACCCGTTGCTGCTGGTCTCGGCCATGGCCGCCGTCACAAAAAACCTCGGCTTCGGCCTCACCGCCAATCTCACCTATGAGCCGCCGTATCTGTTTGCCCGGCGCATGTCCACGCTCGACCACCTGAGCCGTGGCAGGGTCGGTTGGAACATCGTCACCGGCTACCTCGACAGCGCCGCCAAGGCCATGGGGCTTACCGAGCAAGTCGAGCACGACCGCCGTTATGACCAGGCCGATGAATACCTGGAGGTGCTCTACAAACTCTGGGAAGGCAGTTGGGAAGACGACGCAGTGATCAACGATCCACAAGCGCGGGTGTATGCGCAGCCGGGCAAGGTGCACAAGGTCGAGCATCACGGTGAGTTCTATCAGGTGGAGGGTTATCACCTGTGCGAACCCTCGCCGCAACGTACGCCGGTGCTGTTTCAGGCGGGCAGTTCGGACCGGGGCTTGCTGTTCGCCGGGCGTCATGCCGAATGCGTGTTCATCAGCGGACAGAACAAGACCGCGACCAAGCTCCAGGTGGACAAGGTGCGCGCCAGCGCCGTGGAAGCCGGGCGCAACCCGGATGACATCAAGGTGTTCATGGGCCTCAACGTGATCGTTGGCGCCACTGAAGCGCTGGCCTGGGCCAAGCACGCCGAATACCTGAGCTACGCCAGCGCAGAGGCCGGCGTGGCGCATTTCTCGGCGTCCACCGCGATCGACTTCGCTCAGTACGAACTGGACGAGCCGATCCAATACGTGAAGAGCAATGCGATCCAATCGGCCACCAAGAACCTGCAGAACAACGACTGGACCCGGCGCAAATTGCTCGAGCAACACGCCCTAGGCGGGCGCTATATCACGTTGGTGGGATCGCCTGAGCAGGTTGCTGATGAGTTGGAGTCGTGGATCAGTGAGACCGGCCTGGATGGCTTCAACCTGACGCGCATTGTCACGCCGGAAAGTTACGTGGATTTCATTGATCTGGTGGTGCCGGAGTTGCAGCGCCGCGGCTCGTACAAGACTGCTTATGACACCGGAACGCTGCGCGAAAAGGTCTTCGGTGGCAGCGCCCGCTTACCCGAACAACACACCGGCTCGACCTACCGACACTGA
- a CDS encoding SfnB family sulfur acquisition oxidoreductase — MTFSNPVAVITSDEHALIVASDLAEDFRRDSAQRDRERRLPLPELDVFSRSGLWGISVPKEYGGAGVSNVTLAKVIALIAQADASLGQIPQNHFYALEVLRVNGSPAQQKRLYAEVLAGQRFGNALAELGTKTAHDRVTSITRDGDGFRISGRKFYSTGAIYAQRIPTSVVDEQGVQQLAFVPRDSDGLTVIDDWSGFGQRTTGSGSVVFDNVWVAAHDVIPFQSAFERPTTVGPLAQILHAAIDTGIARAAFEDALHFVRTKTRPWIDSGSDKATEDPLTLKSFGHLSIRLHATEALLERAGEFLDRAQADSNAETVAAASIAVAEVRALSTEISLAAGSALFELAGSQATLVEHGLDRHWRNARVHTLHDPVRWKYHAVGNYYLNNENPPLRGTI, encoded by the coding sequence ATGACTTTCTCTAACCCCGTCGCGGTCATTACCAGCGACGAACACGCCCTTATTGTCGCCAGCGACCTGGCCGAAGACTTCCGCCGCGACAGCGCCCAGCGCGACCGCGAGCGCCGCCTGCCCTTGCCCGAGCTGGACGTGTTTTCGCGCTCCGGCCTGTGGGGCATCAGCGTGCCCAAGGAGTACGGCGGCGCAGGCGTGTCCAACGTCACCCTGGCCAAGGTCATTGCGCTGATCGCCCAGGCTGACGCCTCGCTGGGCCAGATCCCGCAGAACCATTTCTACGCACTGGAAGTGCTGCGCGTAAACGGCAGCCCTGCGCAGCAAAAGCGTCTGTACGCCGAAGTGCTCGCCGGTCAGCGCTTCGGCAATGCGCTGGCGGAACTGGGCACCAAGACCGCCCATGACCGCGTCACTTCAATCACCCGCGACGGCGACGGGTTCCGCATCAGCGGCCGCAAGTTCTATTCCACCGGCGCGATCTACGCCCAGCGCATCCCCACGTCAGTGGTGGATGAACAGGGCGTGCAGCAACTCGCCTTTGTCCCGCGCGACAGCGACGGCCTGACGGTCATCGACGACTGGAGCGGCTTCGGCCAGCGCACTACTGGCAGCGGTTCGGTGGTGTTCGACAACGTGTGGGTCGCCGCGCATGACGTAATCCCGTTCCAGAGCGCCTTCGAACGCCCGACCACCGTCGGCCCGCTGGCGCAGATCCTCCATGCGGCCATCGACACCGGCATTGCCCGCGCAGCCTTTGAAGATGCGCTGCACTTCGTGCGCACCAAGACCCGCCCGTGGATCGATTCCGGCAGCGACAAGGCCACTGAAGACCCGCTGACCCTGAAAAGCTTCGGCCACCTGAGCATCCGCCTGCATGCCACCGAGGCACTGCTGGAACGCGCAGGGGAATTTCTCGACCGTGCCCAGGCCGACAGCAATGCCGAGACGGTTGCGGCCGCCTCGATTGCCGTCGCTGAAGTGCGCGCCTTGAGCACCGAAATCTCCCTGGCCGCCGGCAGCGCGCTGTTTGAACTCGCCGGCAGCCAGGCCACCCTGGTCGAGCACGGCCTTGATCGTCACTGGCGCAACGCTCGCGTGCACACCCTGCACGACCCGGTGCGCTGGAAGTACCACGCGGTGGGCAATTACTACCTCAACAATGAAAACCCGCCACTGCGGGGGACCATTTGA
- a CDS encoding SfnB family sulfur acquisition oxidoreductase gives MSNLALTTPQRDLDVAPLLLPAAVLRNDAEALNAARELAQAARLQAAKRDRQRQLPWAQIEQFTRSGLGSISIPREYGGPQVSFVTLADVFAIISAADPALGQIPQNHFGILHLLQGAATERQKKQLFQSVLDGWRIGNGGPERGTKNTLELKARITAKGDGYVISGQKFYSTGALFAHWVAVKALNDDGKQVMAFVRRGTEGLRIVDDWSGFGQRTTASGTVLLDQVPVDAERVVENWRIGETPNIQGAVSQLIQAAIDAGIARGALEDTIAFVRERSRPWIDAKVERASDDLYVIADIGKLKIELHAAEALLRKAGQVLDQVSAAPITAQSAARASIAVAEAKVLTTEVSLLVSEKLFELAGSRATLAEFNLDRHWRNARVHTLHDPVRWKYHAVGAYRLNGTLPARHSWI, from the coding sequence ATGTCTAACTTGGCTCTAACAACTCCCCAGCGTGATCTGGATGTAGCCCCCCTGCTGTTGCCGGCCGCTGTGCTGCGCAACGATGCAGAGGCGTTGAACGCTGCCCGTGAGCTGGCTCAGGCTGCGCGCCTGCAAGCCGCCAAGCGCGACAGGCAACGCCAGTTGCCGTGGGCGCAGATTGAACAGTTCACCCGCAGTGGGCTGGGCAGTATTTCCATTCCCCGTGAATACGGCGGCCCGCAGGTGTCTTTTGTAACCCTGGCCGACGTGTTCGCGATCATCAGCGCGGCAGACCCGGCCCTCGGGCAGATCCCGCAGAACCATTTCGGCATCCTGCACCTGTTACAGGGTGCGGCCACCGAGCGCCAGAAAAAGCAGCTGTTCCAGAGCGTCCTCGACGGTTGGCGCATCGGCAATGGCGGCCCTGAACGCGGGACCAAGAACACCCTGGAGCTCAAGGCGCGCATCACCGCCAAGGGTGACGGTTACGTAATCAGCGGCCAGAAGTTCTATTCCACCGGCGCGCTGTTTGCGCATTGGGTTGCGGTAAAAGCCCTGAACGATGACGGCAAGCAGGTCATGGCGTTCGTGCGCCGTGGCACCGAAGGGCTGCGCATTGTTGATGACTGGTCGGGCTTCGGCCAACGCACTACCGCCAGTGGCACGGTGCTGCTGGACCAGGTGCCGGTGGACGCCGAACGGGTCGTGGAAAACTGGCGCATCGGCGAAACCCCGAACATCCAGGGCGCCGTTTCCCAACTGATTCAGGCCGCCATCGACGCCGGCATTGCGCGCGGCGCGCTTGAGGACACCATCGCCTTCGTTCGTGAACGCTCGCGTCCCTGGATCGATGCCAAGGTCGAACGCGCCAGTGATGACCTGTATGTGATCGCCGATATCGGCAAGCTCAAGATCGAACTGCACGCCGCCGAAGCCCTGCTGCGCAAGGCCGGTCAGGTGCTGGACCAGGTCAGCGCCGCGCCGATCACCGCTCAGTCAGCCGCGCGTGCGTCGATTGCCGTGGCCGAGGCGAAAGTGCTGACCACCGAAGTGTCGCTGCTGGTCAGCGAAAAGCTCTTCGAACTGGCCGGCAGCCGCGCCACCCTCGCCGAGTTCAACCTCGACCGTCACTGGCGCAACGCGCGGGTGCACACCCTGCACGACCCGGTGCGCTGGAAGTATCACGCGGTGGGCGCTTATCGACTGAACGGCACGTTGCCGGCTCGACATTCCTGGATCTGA
- the tcyN gene encoding L-cystine ABC transporter ATP-binding protein TcyN, which yields MIVVEKLTKQFNGQVVLNGIDLEVKEGEVIAIIGPSGSGKTTFLRCLNFLEQPTSGRIKVGDIEIDTSRPINQQQSLVRRLRQHVGFVFQSFNLFPHRTALENVIEGPTVVKKMPREAADTLGRKLLAKVGLAGKEDVYPRRLSGGQQQRVAIARALAMEPEVILFDEPTSALDPELVGEVLATIRSLAEENRTMVIVTHEMSFARDVANRVIFFDKGVIVEQGEAKTLFANPKEERTRQFLSKFLAH from the coding sequence ATGATCGTGGTTGAAAAACTGACCAAACAATTCAACGGTCAGGTGGTGCTCAACGGCATCGACCTTGAGGTCAAGGAAGGCGAAGTCATCGCCATTATCGGCCCCAGCGGTTCCGGCAAGACCACCTTCCTGCGCTGCCTGAACTTCCTCGAACAGCCCACCAGTGGCCGCATCAAGGTAGGCGACATCGAAATCGACACCAGCAGGCCGATCAACCAGCAACAAAGCCTGGTGCGGCGCCTGCGCCAGCACGTGGGGTTTGTATTCCAGAGCTTCAACCTGTTCCCGCACCGCACTGCGCTGGAAAACGTCATCGAAGGCCCCACCGTGGTCAAGAAGATGCCACGCGAAGCCGCTGACACCCTGGGGCGCAAACTGCTGGCCAAGGTGGGCCTGGCAGGTAAGGAAGATGTCTACCCACGGCGCTTGTCCGGTGGCCAGCAACAGCGCGTGGCGATTGCGCGTGCACTGGCCATGGAGCCGGAGGTGATTCTGTTTGACGAACCCACCTCGGCGCTGGACCCGGAGCTGGTGGGCGAAGTGCTGGCGACCATTCGCAGCCTTGCCGAAGAAAACCGCACCATGGTCATCGTCACCCACGAGATGAGCTTTGCCCGTGACGTGGCCAACCGCGTGATCTTCTTCGACAAGGGCGTGATCGTTGAACAAGGCGAAGCCAAGACGCTGTTTGCCAACCCCAAGGAAGAACGCACCCGGCAGTTTTTGAGCAAGTTTCTGGCGCACTGA
- the tcyL gene encoding cystine ABC transporter permease: protein MEEKFQLILNSTPFLMQGVYFTVILSLGGLFFGFVLGFGLALMRLSRFKTLSWIARVYVSFFRGTPLLVQLFMMYYGLPQVGIELDPIPAALIGLSLNMAAYICETLRAAISSIERGQWEAAASIGMTRVQTLRRAILPQAMRTALPPLGNSFTSLVKDTSLAATIQVPELLRQAQLVSARTFEIFAMYLSAALIYWVLVSILAYFQNRLEARVNRHDLES from the coding sequence ATGGAAGAAAAGTTTCAATTGATCCTGAATTCCACGCCCTTCTTGATGCAGGGCGTGTACTTCACCGTGATCTTGAGCCTGGGCGGTTTGTTTTTCGGCTTTGTGCTGGGCTTCGGCCTGGCCTTGATGCGTTTGTCGCGCTTCAAGACGCTGAGTTGGATCGCCCGCGTCTACGTGTCGTTCTTTCGCGGTACGCCGTTGCTGGTGCAGCTGTTCATGATGTATTACGGCTTGCCGCAAGTGGGTATCGAACTCGACCCGATTCCCGCCGCGTTGATCGGCCTCTCATTGAACATGGCAGCGTATATCTGTGAAACCTTGCGCGCCGCCATCAGCTCTATCGAGCGTGGCCAGTGGGAAGCCGCTGCCAGTATCGGCATGACCCGTGTGCAGACCCTGCGTCGGGCGATCCTGCCGCAGGCGATGCGTACTGCATTGCCACCGCTGGGTAACAGCTTTACATCGCTGGTGAAGGACACCTCGCTGGCAGCGACCATCCAAGTGCCCGAGCTGCTGCGCCAGGCGCAGTTGGTGTCCGCGCGCACGTTCGAGATTTTCGCGATGTACCTGTCGGCCGCCCTGATCTACTGGGTGCTGGTCAGCATCCTGGCGTATTTCCAAAATCGTCTGGAAGCCCGGGTCAACCGGCATGACCTGGAGTCCTGA
- the tcyJ gene encoding cystine ABC transporter substrate-binding protein, with translation MTISVFRRTLLVGTLGLALGAGLMGQAIAGEQLNNIKKAGVINVGLEGTYPPFSFVGEDGKLAGFEVEFSEALAKELGVKVKLQATKWDGILAALESKRLDAVINQVTISEERKKKYDFSEPYTVSGIQALVLKKNEDKLNIKSAADLAGKKVGVGLGTNYEEWVKANVKNADIRTYEDDPTKFQDLRIGRIDAILIDRLAALEYAKKAPDTAAAGDAFSRQEAGVALRKGEPELLAAVNKAIEKLRADGTLKKLSEKYFNADVTQ, from the coding sequence ATGACTATTTCTGTATTCCGTCGCACGTTGCTGGTCGGCACTTTGGGCCTGGCACTCGGGGCTGGCCTGATGGGCCAGGCAATTGCCGGCGAGCAGCTGAACAACATCAAGAAAGCCGGCGTCATCAACGTCGGTCTGGAAGGCACTTACCCACCCTTCAGCTTTGTAGGGGAAGACGGCAAGCTCGCGGGTTTTGAAGTGGAGTTTTCCGAAGCGCTGGCCAAGGAGCTGGGCGTGAAGGTCAAACTGCAGGCCACCAAGTGGGACGGCATCCTGGCCGCACTGGAATCCAAGCGACTGGACGCGGTGATCAACCAAGTCACCATTTCCGAAGAGCGCAAAAAGAAGTACGACTTTTCTGAGCCCTACACCGTTTCCGGGATTCAGGCGTTGGTACTGAAGAAGAACGAAGACAAACTCAATATCAAATCTGCTGCCGACCTGGCCGGTAAAAAGGTCGGGGTGGGCCTGGGCACCAATTACGAGGAGTGGGTGAAAGCCAACGTCAAGAACGCTGATATCCGCACCTACGAAGATGACCCAACCAAGTTCCAGGACCTGCGCATCGGCCGTATCGACGCCATCCTGATCGACCGCCTGGCGGCACTGGAATACGCCAAAAAAGCCCCGGACACCGCCGCTGCCGGTGACGCGTTTTCTCGTCAAGAAGCAGGCGTAGCCCTGCGTAAAGGCGAGCCTGAGTTGCTGGCTGCGGTCAACAAGGCCATCGAAAAACTGCGCGCAGACGGCACGTTGAAAAAACTCTCCGAGAAGTACTTCAACGCTGACGTCACCCAATAA
- a CDS encoding D-cysteine desulfhydrase, with translation MIKQQLDRFNRLELLGGATALEKLERLSAWLGRDVYVKRDDTTPLAMGGNKLRKLEYLAADAIAQGADTLVTAGAIQSNHVRQTAALAAKLGLGCVALLENPTGTDDPNYLGNGNRLLLDLFDAKVELVENLDNVDDQLNALADRLRSSGKKPYLVPIGGSNALGALGYVRAGLELAAQIEDSGIEFAAVVLASGSAGTHSGLALALSEVLPDLPVIGVTVSRTDEAQRPKVQDLAERTAQLLGVDIPQAFKVILWDEYFGPRYGEPNAGTLSAVKLLASQEGLLLDPVYTGKAMAGLLDGIGRNRFEDGPIIFLHTGGAPALFAYDSVFS, from the coding sequence ATGATCAAACAACAGCTCGACCGTTTTAACCGCCTGGAATTGCTGGGCGGCGCCACTGCCCTGGAAAAACTCGAGCGGCTGTCGGCCTGGCTGGGCAGGGATGTGTACGTCAAGCGCGACGACACCACGCCGCTGGCCATGGGCGGCAATAAGCTGCGCAAACTTGAATACCTGGCCGCCGATGCCATCGCCCAAGGCGCCGACACCCTGGTGACCGCCGGCGCTATCCAGTCCAATCACGTACGCCAGACCGCTGCGCTGGCCGCCAAGCTGGGCCTGGGCTGCGTTGCCTTGCTGGAAAACCCTACCGGTACCGACGACCCCAACTACCTGGGCAATGGCAACCGCCTGCTGCTTGACCTGTTCGACGCCAAAGTAGAGTTGGTGGAAAACCTCGACAACGTCGACGACCAGCTCAATGCCCTCGCCGACCGCCTGCGCAGCAGCGGCAAGAAGCCGTACCTGGTGCCTATCGGCGGCTCCAATGCCCTGGGCGCCCTGGGTTATGTACGCGCCGGGCTTGAGCTGGCCGCGCAGATCGAAGACAGCGGCATCGAATTTGCCGCCGTGGTGTTGGCCTCCGGCAGTGCGGGGACCCACAGCGGCCTCGCCCTGGCCTTGAGTGAAGTGCTGCCAGACCTGCCCGTAATTGGCGTCACCGTGTCGCGTACCGACGAAGCCCAGCGCCCGAAAGTGCAGGACTTGGCCGAACGTACCGCGCAGTTGCTGGGTGTGGATATCCCGCAAGCGTTCAAGGTGATCCTGTGGGACGAATACTTCGGGCCGCGCTATGGCGAACCGAACGCCGGCACCCTTTCTGCGGTCAAGCTATTGGCGAGTCAGGAAGGCCTGCTGCTGGACCCGGTCTACACTGGCAAGGCCATGGCCGGCTTGCTGGACGGTATCGGCCGTAACCGGTTTGAAGACGGGCCGATTATTTTCCTGCATACCGGCGGGGCGCCGGCGTTGTTTGCCTATGACTCAGTGTTCAGCTGA
- the epsC gene encoding serine O-acetyltransferase EpsC, producing MSERSSHWQLQTIVSQLRGARDQWRTRNGRLSGEHGGRELPSREAVAQILEALCGALFPMRLGPVDLREESEDFYVGHTLDVALNALLGQARLELRYAARQGAQDDSTVDAHAIRLIQDFALALPSLRSLLDTDVLAAYHGDPAARSVDEVLLCYPGILAVIHHRLAHHLYRAGLPLLARISAEIAHSATGIDIHPGAQIGPSFFIDHGTGVVIGETAIIGERVRIYQAVTLGAKRFPADEDGQLQKGHPRHPIVEDDVVIYAGATILGRITIGKGSTIGGNVWLTRSVPAGANLTQANLQHDDGTQK from the coding sequence GTGAGTGAGCGTTCCAGTCATTGGCAACTACAGACCATCGTCAGCCAACTGCGCGGCGCCCGGGACCAGTGGCGAACGCGCAATGGGCGCTTGAGTGGCGAGCATGGCGGCCGTGAGTTGCCGTCACGCGAGGCGGTGGCGCAGATTCTCGAAGCACTGTGTGGCGCGCTTTTCCCCATGCGCCTGGGTCCGGTGGACCTGCGTGAAGAGAGTGAAGATTTTTACGTCGGCCATACCCTCGATGTGGCACTCAATGCTCTGCTTGGTCAAGCGCGCCTGGAGTTGCGCTACGCTGCGCGCCAGGGCGCCCAGGACGACAGCACTGTCGATGCTCACGCCATCCGGCTGATCCAGGATTTCGCCCTGGCCCTGCCGTCCCTGCGCAGCCTGTTGGACACCGACGTTCTCGCCGCCTATCACGGCGACCCGGCCGCGCGCAGTGTTGATGAAGTGCTGCTGTGCTATCCGGGGATCCTGGCGGTGATTCACCATCGCCTGGCCCACCACCTGTACCGCGCCGGCCTACCGCTGTTGGCGCGGATCAGCGCGGAAATTGCCCACTCGGCCACCGGTATTGATATCCACCCCGGCGCGCAGATCGGCCCGAGTTTCTTTATTGACCACGGCACCGGTGTGGTGATCGGCGAAACCGCGATCATCGGCGAGCGCGTGCGCATCTACCAGGCCGTGACCCTGGGCGCCAAGCGCTTCCCGGCCGATGAAGATGGGCAGTTGCAGAAGGGCCACCCACGCCATCCGATTGTCGAGGACGACGTGGTGATTTACGCCGGGGCGACCATCCTGGGACGCATCACCATTGGCAAAGGCTCAACCATCGGCGGCAACGTGTGGTTGACTCGCAGTGTGCCGGCGGGGGCGAACCTGACGCAGGCGAACCTGCAGCACGATGACGGCACGCAAAAGTAA
- the betT gene encoding choline transporter BetT: MNAPVFYFAASFILLFGITVIAIPQQAGAWLLAAQNWAANTVGWYYMLAMTLYLVFVVVTALSGYGKIKLGADHDEPEFSYLSWAGMLFAAGISITLFFFCVSEPLTHLVQPPQGAPMNADAARQAMQVLFLHWGLHGWGVFAFVGMALAYFAYRHNLPLALRSALYPLIGKRINGPIGYAVDGFGIIATVFGLGADMGFGVLHLNSGLDYLFGIAHTQWIQVGLITLMMGAAILVAVSGVDKGVRVMSDINMLLACALLLFVLFAGPTQHLLNTLIQNIGDYLGALPTKSFDVYAYDKPSDWLGGWTVFYWAWWIAWSPFVGLFIARISRGRTIREFVFGVLLIPLGFTLAWMSIFGNSAIDQVLNHGLTALGQSAINDPSMSLYLLLETYPWSKTVIAVTVFISFVFFVTSADSGTVVLSTLSSKGGNADEDGPKWLRVFWGAMTGLVTSALLFAGSIDSLKSAVVLTSLPFSMILLLMMWGLHKAFYLESQKQIAQLHSLAPVSGSRKGTGGWRQRLSQAVHFPSRDEVYRFLETTVRPAIEEVTAVFVEKGLRVVTQPDPSNDSVSLEIGHGEEHPFVYQVQMRGYFTPSFARGGMGSKQLNNRRYYRAEVHLSEGSQDYDLVGYTKEQIINDILDQYERHLQFLHLVR, from the coding sequence ATGAATGCGCCGGTCTTCTACTTTGCCGCCAGCTTCATCCTGCTGTTCGGCATCACGGTCATCGCTATTCCGCAACAGGCCGGCGCCTGGCTGCTGGCGGCGCAAAACTGGGCGGCCAATACGGTCGGCTGGTACTACATGCTGGCGATGACCCTGTATCTGGTCTTCGTGGTGGTCACCGCGCTATCGGGCTACGGCAAGATAAAACTCGGTGCCGACCACGACGAGCCCGAATTCAGTTACCTGTCCTGGGCCGGCATGCTCTTCGCCGCCGGGATCAGCATCACGCTGTTCTTCTTCTGCGTGTCCGAGCCGCTGACGCACTTGGTGCAACCGCCTCAGGGCGCGCCGATGAACGCCGATGCCGCGCGCCAGGCCATGCAGGTGCTGTTTCTGCACTGGGGCCTGCACGGCTGGGGCGTGTTCGCCTTTGTCGGTATGGCCTTGGCGTATTTCGCCTACCGGCATAACCTGCCGCTGGCGTTGCGTTCGGCGCTGTACCCGCTGATCGGCAAGCGCATCAATGGCCCCATCGGTTACGCGGTGGATGGCTTCGGCATTATCGCCACGGTGTTCGGCCTCGGCGCCGACATGGGCTTTGGGGTGTTGCACCTCAACTCCGGTCTCGATTACCTGTTCGGCATTGCTCATACCCAATGGATTCAGGTCGGCCTGATCACACTGATGATGGGCGCCGCGATCCTGGTCGCCGTCTCCGGCGTCGACAAGGGCGTGCGGGTGATGTCCGACATCAACATGCTGCTGGCCTGTGCGCTGCTGCTGTTCGTACTGTTCGCCGGGCCCACCCAGCATTTGCTCAACACCCTGATCCAGAACATCGGTGACTACTTGGGCGCCTTGCCGACCAAGAGTTTCGACGTGTATGCCTACGACAAACCCAGCGACTGGCTGGGCGGTTGGACGGTGTTCTACTGGGCCTGGTGGATTGCATGGTCGCCGTTCGTGGGCCTGTTCATCGCACGCATTTCCCGTGGCCGGACCATCCGCGAATTCGTGTTCGGCGTGCTGCTGATCCCGCTGGGCTTCACCCTGGCGTGGATGTCGATCTTCGGCAACAGCGCCATCGACCAGGTGCTCAACCACGGGCTGACCGCACTCGGTCAGTCGGCCATCAATGACCCGTCGATGAGCCTCTACCTGCTGCTGGAAACCTACCCGTGGAGCAAAACCGTCATCGCGGTCACGGTGTTTATCAGCTTCGTGTTCTTCGTCACGTCGGCCGACTCCGGCACCGTGGTGCTCTCAACCCTGTCGTCCAAGGGCGGCAACGCCGACGAAGATGGGCCGAAATGGCTGCGGGTGTTCTGGGGCGCGATGACCGGGCTGGTCACCAGTGCCTTGCTGTTTGCCGGCAGCATCGACTCGCTTAAATCTGCGGTGGTGCTGACCTCGTTGCCGTTCTCGATGATCCTGCTGCTGATGATGTGGGGGCTGCACAAGGCGTTCTACCTCGAATCGCAGAAGCAGATCGCTCAACTGCATTCGCTGGCGCCGGTGTCGGGTTCACGCAAGGGCACAGGCGGCTGGCGCCAGCGCTTGAGTCAGGCCGTGCATTTCCCGTCACGGGATGAGGTGTACCGGTTCCTTGAGACCACGGTGCGCCCGGCGATTGAAGAGGTGACGGCGGTGTTCGTCGAAAAAGGCCTCAGGGTTGTCACCCAGCCCGATCCGTCCAACGACAGCGTCAGCCTGGAAATCGGCCACGGCGAGGAACATCCGTTCGTTTATCAGGTGCAGATGCGTGGCTATTTCACGCCGTCATTTGCACGCGGTGGAATGGGTTCCAAGCAGCTCAACAACCGTCGCTACTACCGGGCGGAAGTGCACTTGAGCGAGGGCAGCCAGGACTACGATCTGGTCGGCTACACCAAGGAGCAGATCATCAACGACATTCTCGACCAGTACGAGCGGCACCTGCAGTTCCTGCATTTGGTGCGCTGA